A part of Ascochyta rabiei chromosome 3, complete sequence genomic DNA contains:
- a CDS encoding DNA helicase, translated as MYPDDPIMSSSPPPAAHRTRSSSPDKQGTYVTQPTQPVPARSPYFTSDVTQPMQLLTPKANRTLPIELGISPQLQVPRSSPGLERFSSPAAQSQSQSQMQTQTQTQTQKQGPYGFNRMAPPGTAFFPPQAVRKPVFDLTSDDAPVERDPDEDESSFRSNIPLSKVEMGSHASKVDETPPKPSWDLSGYAYKVVQQASRKRGVDEVTQSQSPPPKKAKPMPRQGGPSRAVPVDVDLTGDDDLQLKDIPDFDLRRKTQRLQVVFSNKPISVLYKAIVVKKGNFEDASAFLADQDSDDELLKSPQIGVAQRSTSIAEPKKTAQRGLKAPVKSLMDKYSKQAPSYSTPSATASPATTDAEQPKKRRLIRGRRKPDPESDEDAMTPPRPQKKGVRLQTTAPVVVSDDEDEGIIAISDNDSDAGANPDKEHKFSESSLVDFFNTCSVEAMVDLSGHKEEDISKLLEERPFKSLDAIRNIHVDAKAAQEQEKGKKKARKPRITFGARLVESAEDMWDAYSTIDSVVKQCEGLGKPMVAGMARWGINIFGASTDGEVDAVTLDDSSDTSSTRDSGYYTPKSGHGSDTESSDLRKTSSKMKLLKQPAIMNNDIELKDYQVVGLNWLNLLWQNGISGILADDMGLGKTCQVIAFLSHLKEQGEGRPTLIIVPGSTLENWCREFERFSSKINFTPYYGSQAERFESQDTIRDNIETGNCDVIITTYDLAYRKEDNVFLRKCKPQICIFDEGHVLKNANTARYKSLMRITPKCRILLTGTPLQNSLQELMSILGFLMPDVFYDKQDDSVQEMLQILFKHKAKVTESDSHSTLLSAQRVQRARTMLTPFILRRKKAQVLKHLPKKTCRVEYCDLTDTQKTLYNEQLQKQRKILLDRAAGLPVKDHANVMMKLRQAAIHPLLFRHRYTDDKIRKMSKACLREDTFAESNPEIIFEELQLYQDYQCHHLALKYPSALKKFELKGREWMDSGKVQVLLELLKKYKANGDRALVFSQFTSVMDILGWVFDDHDIPFMRMDGSTPIAERQGLMDVFHSDTSIPVFMLSTKSGGAGINLACANKVVIFDSSFNPQDDIQAENRAHRVGQTREVEVVRLVTKDTVEEQIYALGVSKLELDKMVQGEEQDDAGTNKAKKKGTDTGTATPAISKAEEAGINAVEAMLLQQMKTAGESTDVKDAFRDGLEKAGLDLSAA; from the coding sequence ATGTACCCGGACGACCCTATAATGTCTTCCTCCCCTCCGCCCGCCGCGCATCGAACGCGCTCGAGCAGTCCAGACAAGCAGGGCACCTACGTCACGCAGCCTACACAGCCTGTGCCTGCCCGCTCGCCATACTTTACGTCTGATGTCACCCAGCCCATGCAACTGCTCACACCCAAAGCGAACCGCACGCTGCCAATCGAACTCGGAATTTCGCCGCAACTGCAAGTTCCACGCTCGTCACCTGGTTTAGAACGCTTCTCCTCGCCCGCCGCacagtcgcagtcgcagtcgcagatgcagacgcagacgcagacgcaaaCACAGAAACAGGGTCCATACGGCTTCAATCGAATGGCTCCACCCGGCACTGCCTTCTTTCCTCCGCAAGCCGTTCGCAAGCCCGTGTTCGACCTGACTTCAGACGATGCGCCTGTCGAGCGCGACCCCGACGAGGACGAGTCGTCGTTCAGATCGAACATCCCGCTCAGCAAGGTGGAGATGGGCAGTCACGCGTCCAAGGTTGACGAGACACCGCCGAAACCGAGCTGGGACCTTTCGGGCTATGCGTACAAAGTCGTCCAGCAGGCGTCACGAAAGCGCGGTGTCGATGAAGTCACGCAGAGCCAAAGTCCACCACCTAAGAAAGCGAAGCCTATGCCTCGACAGGGTGGGCCGAGCCGTGCTGTGCCTGTGGATGTGGATCTGACTGGCGATGATGATCTGCAATTGAAAGACATTCCTGATTTTGACCTGAGAAGGAAGACACAGCGGCTCCAGGTCGTCTTCTCCAACAAGCCCATAAGCGTGCTGTACAAGGCCATTGTCGTCAAGAAGGGCAACTTCGAGGATGCTTCTGCTTTTCTCGCTGACCAGGACTCGGACGATGAGCTGCTCAAGTCGCCGCAGATTGGGGTCGCCCAGCGCAGCACGAGCATCGCGGAGCCGAAGAAGACTGCACAGCGTGGGCTGAAAGCTCCTGTCAAGTCGCTCATGGACAAGTACTCGAAGCAGGCACCGTCTTACAGCACACCGAGTGCAACTGCGAGCCCAGCGACGACAGACGCTGAACAGCCCAAGAAGCGGAGGCTCATACGTGGGAGGCGCAAGCCTGATCCTGAAAGCGACGAAGATGCTATGACGCCGCCTCGACCGCAGAAAAAGGGTGTGAGGCTGCAAACGACAGCGCCTGTGGTGGTGTCTgatgacgaagacgaaggGATCATCGCTATCTCAGATAACGACTCGGATGCTGGAGCTAACCCCGACAAGGAGCACAAGTTCAGTGAATCGAGTCTGGTCGACTTCTTCAACACTTGTTCTGTCGAAGCAATGGTCGATCTGTCCGGTCACAAAGAGGAGGACATCAGCAAGCTGCTGGAAGAGCGGCCTTTCAAGTCGCTTGATGCAATCCGCAACATTCACGTGGATGCGAAAGCGGCGCAAGAGCAGGAGAAGGGTAAGAAAAAGGCAAGAAAACCGAGGATCACATTCGGAGCCCGACTTGTCGAGTCCGCTGAAGACATGTGGGATGCGTACTCGACTATTGACTCGGTTGTGAAACAGTGCGAGGGCCTTGGAAAGCCAATGGTGGCCGGCATGGCTCGCTGGGGCATCAACATCTTCGGCGCGTCGACAGATGGCGAGGTGGATGCAGTCACTCTGGATGACAGTAGTGACACCAGTTCAACCCGCGATTCGGGATACTACACGCCAAAGAGCGGTCATGGCAGCGACACCGAGAGCAGCGATCTTCGTAAGACCAGCAGCAAGATGAAGCTTCTGAAGCAGCCGGCTATCATGAACAACGACATAGAGTTGAAGGACTATCAGGTCGTCGGCCTGAACTGGCTGAACCTGCTGTGGCAGAACGGCATCTCGGGCATATTAGCTGACGACATGGGTCTGGGCAAGACCTGTCAGGTCATCGCATTCTTGTCGCACCTTAAAGAGCAAGGGGAGGGGCGGCCAACGCTCATCATCGTGCCCGGATCGACGTTGGAGAATTGGTGTCGTGAGTTCGAGCGCTTCTCGAGCAAAATCAACTTCACTCCGTACTACGGCTCTCAAGCTGAGCGGTTCGAGTCTCAGGACACAATTCGGGACAATATCGAGACTGGGAATTGCGACGTCATCATCACCACCTACGACCTGGCCTACCGGAAAGAAGATAATGTTTTCTTGCGCAAGTGCAAACCACAAATATGCATCTTCGACGAGGGTCACGTTTTGAAGAACGCGAACACTGCGCGCTATAAGAGCCTGATGAGGATAACGCCGAAGTGCAGGATTCTGCTAACAGGCACGCCGCTGCAGAACAGTCTGCAGGAGTTGATGTCCATTCTGGGATTCCTGATGCCAGACGTCTTCTATGACAAGCAGGACGACAGTGTGCAGGAGATGCTGCAGATCCTGTTCAAGCACAAGGCCAAGGTCACTGAGAGCGATTCTCACAGCACCCTGCTTTCGGCACAGCGTGTCCAGCGCGCACGAACTATGCTAACGCCCTTCATACTGCGCCGCAAGAAGGCTCAGGTGCTGAAGCATCTTCCCAAGAAGACTTGCCGTGTCGAATACTGCGACCTTACGGATACGCAAAAGACGCTCTACAACGAGCAGCTGCAGAAACAGCGCAAGATCCTCCTTGACCGCGCCGCTGGTCTCCCCGTCAAAGACCATGCAAACGTCATGATGAAGCTGCGACAAGCAGCCATCCACCCGCTCCTCTTCCGCCACCGGTATACCGACGACAAGATTCGCAAGATGTCCAAGGCATGCTTACGCGAAGACACGTTTGCGGAGTCCAACCCAGAGATCATCTTCGAGGAGCTGCAACTTTACCAGGACTACCAATGCCATCACCTGGCTCTCAAATACCCCTCTGCGCTGAAGAAGTTTGAGCTGAAAGGCCGCGAGTGGATGGACAGCGGTAAGGTCCAGGTCCTGCTTGAGCTGCTGAAGAAGTACAAAGCGAACGGCGACCGGGCGCTAGTATTCTCACAATTCACGAGCGTCATGGATATCCTGGGATGGGTGTTCGACGACCACGATATCCCATTCATGCGCATGGACGGCTCGACCCCGATTGCCGAACGCCAGGGGCTGATGGATGTTTTCCACTCGGACACAAGCATCCCCGTGTTCATGCTGTCTACCAAATCCGGCGGCGCGGGCATCAACCTCGCGTGCGCCAACAAGGTCGTCATCTTCGACAGCAGCTTCAACCCACAAGACGACATCCAGGCCGAGAACCGCGCGCATCGCGTCGGTCAGACGCGCGAGGTCGAGGTTGTCCGGCTGGTCACGAAAGACACGGTCGAAGAGCAGATCTACGCCCTGGGCGTCAGCAAACTCGAGTTGGACAAGATGGTGCAGGGCGAGGAGCAGGACGACGCGGGGACCAACAAGGCGAAGAAAAAGGGCACCGATACCGGGACTGCAACGCCCGCCATCAGCAAGGCCGAGGAGGCGGGCATCAATGCTGTCGAGGCCATGTTGTTGCAGCAGATGAAGACGGCGGGAGAGAGCACGGATGTCAAAGACGCCTTCAGGGATGGGTTGGAGAAGGCTGGGTTGGATCTGAGCGCTGCGTAA
- a CDS encoding vacuolar ATPase assembly integral membrane protein vma21 — MTTRRIVNDEKTSLDYDGKGAPGPSNTSPAVPTSVIFKLMSFTFAMITLPIGTYFFTNAYVFKGNATYAGGLAALMANVVLIGYVVMAFMDDQAEQVEEAEKAKKTS; from the exons ATGACGACGCGAAGAATCGTAAACGACGAGAAGACGAGCCTGGACTACGATGGCAAGGGCGCACCGGGGCCGTCCAACACCTCGCCTGCCGTCCCTAC CTCTGTAATCTTCAAACTCATGTCCTTTACATTCGCCATGATCACATTACCCATCGGCACCTACTTCTTCACAAACGCCTACGTCTTCAAGG GCAACGCAACGTACGCGGGAGGTCTCGCAGCACTGATGGCCAACGTGGTGCTGATCGGGTACGTGGTCATGGCCTTTATGGACGACCAAGCGGAGCAAGTGGAAGAAGCcgagaaggcgaagaagacGTCGTAG